Part of the Oncorhynchus tshawytscha isolate Ot180627B linkage group LG23, Otsh_v2.0, whole genome shotgun sequence genome, ACAGAGAATATTAATGATAATATTAGAGGGTGTTAAATGTCTATTAGGTTAAGCTAGATATGAAGTGGCAGAGCTAAATTGTTTTGAATTTGCAACGGATTAGGCCTAGCTATTATTTGTATAAGACAATATGATAAATGCCTTGTTTTCACACATCAGAAGAGCCCCAGGAGGACCACAGCGCTGAAAGTGATGATTCTGACAGAGGGAGCGATGGAGAGGGATCAGAGGATGGAGGAAACGACAGAGAGGGATCAGAGGTTGAAGGAagtgaagaggaggatggagagagtgaagaggaggatggagagagtgaaggggagaaagaagagggtgAAGGCAACAGGGAAGTAGATGATGTAGACACCAACCCCAATGCTGGATGGGCGGAGGCCATGGCCAAGATTCTGCAGAAGAAGACACCGGAGAGCAAACCCAGCATCCTGCTGAAGAACAAACAGCTGgacaaaatgaaggagaaggagaagaaggagaatctggagaggaagaaacaggtacTGTGTGTTTTTTCATGTCTGTAAATGTTTGTGTCCATAGTCCTACTTGTTTGTTTTTGTATGTACCTACCTGTATGTCAATTTCTTGCATTAATGAAAACCGGTCTTAAACTGATGCTGGTTATTGAAATCAGATAGATGATTGCCTGATAACAGAAATGGCCTAAGATCAATTCAGCTGGAGTTGACTTGCACCCTAGACATTTATTCAGTACAGCTTGCCTGTATGTGCGTGCATAATTAACTTTTTTCCTGGCTGACAGACTGATAAAAAGCGAGCATGGGAGATGATGTGCCGAGAGAAACCAGACTTAGTAAAAGAccgagagaatgagaggaaccgGCAGAGAGTTGctac contains:
- the LOC112223177 gene encoding RRP15-like protein produces the protein MASVEKAHVENSAGILEEPQEDHSAESDDSDRGSDGEGSEDGGNDREGSEVEGSEEEDGESEEEDGESEGEKEEGEGNREVDDVDTNPNAGWAEAMAKILQKKTPESKPSILLKNKQLDKMKEKEKKENLERKKQTDKKRAWEMMCREKPDLVKDRENERNRQRVATRGVVQLFNAVRKHQKTVDEKVKEAGGSERKKAKLLSSVSKKDFINVLRGTEGGSEVVIKTERQTTGREAEEKPAWSVLRDDFMMGASMKDWDKESDEEDAPGGAEDYNSESD